A single Diceros bicornis minor isolate mBicDic1 chromosome 7, mDicBic1.mat.cur, whole genome shotgun sequence DNA region contains:
- the HMBS gene encoding porphobilinogen deaminase, which translates to MSGNGNAAVTAEENSPKMRVIRVGTRKSQLARIQTDSVVAMLKALYPSLQFEIIAMSTTGDKILDTALSKIGEKSLFTKELEHALEKNEVDLVVHSLKDLPTVLPPGFTIGAICKRENPCDAVVFHPKFVGKTLETLPEKSVVGTSSLRRAAQLQRKFPHLEFKSIRGNLNTRLRKLDELQEFSAIILAAAGLQRMGWQNRLGQILHPEECMYAVGQGALGVEVRAKDHDILDLVGVLHDPETLLRCIAERAFLRHLEGGCSVPVAVHTAMKDGQLYLTGGVWSLDGSDSMQETMQATIHVPAQHEDGPEDDPQLVGITARNIPREAQLTAENLGISLANLLLNKGAKNILDVARQLNDAH; encoded by the exons ATGTCTGGTAATGGCAACGCGGCCGTAACGGCG GAAGAAAACAGCCCAAAGATGAGAGTGATTCGCGTTGGCACCCGCAAGAGCCAG CTGGCTCGCATACAGACTGACAGTGTGGTGGCAATGCTGAAAGCCTTATACCCAAGCCTGCAGTTTGAAATCA TTGCTATGTCCACCACAGGGGACAAGATTCTTGATACTGCACTCTCTAAG ATTGGAGAGAAGAGCCTGTTTACCAAGGAGCTGGAACATGCACTAGAGAAGAATGA AGTGGACCTGGTTGTTCACTCACTGAAGGACCTGCCCACTGTGCTTCCTCCAGGCTTCACCATTGGAGCCATCTGCAA gcgaGAGAACCCCTGTGATGCTGTTGTCTTTCACCCAAAATTTGTTGGGAAGACCCTAGAAACCTTGCCAGAGAAGAG CGTGGTGGGAACCAGCTCCCTGAGGAGAGCTGCCCAGCTGCAGAGGAAGTTCCCACATCTGGAGTTCAAGAGTATT CGGGGAAACCTCAACACACGGCTTCGGAAGCTGGATGAGCTGCAGGAGTTCAGTGCCATCATCCTGGCCGCAGCTGGCCTGCAGCGCATGGGCTGGCAGAACCGGCTGGGACAG ATCCTGCACCCTGAGGAATGCATGTATGCTGTGGGTCAG GGGGCCCTGGGCGTGGAAGTCCGAGCCAAGGACCACGACATCTTGGATCTGGTGGGTGTGTTGCATGATCCTGAGACTCTGCTTCGCTGCATTGCTGAACGGGCCTTCCTAAGGCACCTG GAAGGAGGCTGCAGTGTGCCAGTAGCTGTGCATACAGCTATGAAGGATGGGCAA CTGTACCTGACTGGAGGAGTGTGGAGTCTGGATGGCTCAGATAGTATGCAGGAGACCATGCAGGCCACCATCCATGTCCCTGCCCAG CATGAAGATGGCCCTGAGGATGATCCACAGCTGGTGGGCATCACTGCCCGGAACATTCCACGAGAAGCCCAACTGACTGCTGAAAACTTGGGCATCAGCCTGGCCAACTTGTTGCtgaacaaaggagccaagaacatcttGGACGTTGCACGGCAGCTTAACGATGCCCACTAA
- the VPS11 gene encoding vacuolar protein sorting-associated protein 11 homolog, which translates to MAAYLQWRRFVFFDKELVKEPQGNDGAAPGAAPASGTAASKFLCLPPGITVCDSGRGSLVFGDMEGQIWFLPRSLQLTSFQAYKLRVTHLYQLKQHNILASVGEDEEGINPLVKIWNLEKRDGGNPLCTRIFPAIPGTEPTVVSCLTVHENLNFMAIGFTDGSVTLNKGDITRDRHSKTQILHKGNYPVTGLAFRQAGKTTHLFVVTTENVQSYIVSGKDYPRVELDTHGCGLRCSALSDPSQDLQFIVAGDECVYLYQPDERGPCFAFEGHKLIAHWFRGYLVIVSRDRKVSPKSEFTSRDSQSSDKQILNIYDLCNKFIAYSAVFEDVVDVLAEWGSLYVLTRDGRVHALQEKDTQTKLEMLFKKNLFEMAINLAKSQHLDSDGLAQIFMQYGDHLYSKGNHDGAVQQYIRTIGKLEPSYVIRKFLDAQRIHNLTAYLQTLHRQSLANADHTTLLLNCYTKLKDSSKLEEFIKTKSESEVHFDVETAIKVLRQAGYYSHALYLAENHAHHEWYLKIQLEDIKNYQEAVQYIGKLPFEQAESNMKRYGKILMHHIPEQTTQLLKGLCTDYQPSLEGRGDREAPGCRANSEEFIPIFANNPRELKAFLEHMSEVQPDSPQGIYDTLLELRLQNWAHEKDPQVKEKLHAEAISLLKSGRFCNVFDKALVLCQMHDFQDGVLYLYEQGKLFQQIMHYHMQHEQYRQVIAVCERHGEQEPSLWEQALSYFARKEEDCKEYVAAVLKHIENKNLMPPLLVVQTLAHNSTATLSVIRDYLVQKLQKQSQQIAQDELRVRRYREETTRIRQEIQELKASPKIFQKTKCSICNSALELPSVHFLCGHSFHQHCFESYSESDADCPTCLPENRKVMDMIRAQEQKRDLHDQFQHQLKCSNDSFSVIADYFGRGVFNKLTLLTDPPTARLTASLEAGLQRDLLMHSRRGT; encoded by the exons ATGGCAGCGTACCTGCAGTGGCGGCGCTTCGTTTTCTTCGACAAGGAGCTGGTGAAGGAGCCGCAGGGCAATGATGGGGCTGCTCCCGGGGCCGCGCCTGCCTCTGGAACCGCTGCTTCCAAGTTCCTTTGCCTCCCTCCTGGCATCACTGTCTGCGACTCAGGCCGAGGGAGCCTAGTCTTTGGAG ATATGGAAGGCCAGATCTGGTTCTTGCCCCGCTCCCTACAGCTTACCAGCTTCCAGGCCTACAAACTACGGGTGACACACCTCTACCAGCTGAAACAGCACAATATTCTGGCATCTGTTGGTGAGGATGAAGAGGGCATCAACCCCCTG GTAAAGATCTGGAACCTGGAGAAAAGAGATGGTGGCAATCCACTTTGCACTCGAATCTTCCCTGCCATCCCAGGAACAGAGCCGACTGTTGTGTCTTGTTTGACTGTTCATGAAAATCTCAACTTTATGGCCATTG GTTTCACAGATGGCAGTGTTACATTGAACAAAGGAGACATCACCCGGGACCGGCATAGCAAGACCCAGATTTTGCACAAGGGCAACTATCCTGTTACTGGACTGGCATTTCGCCAAGCGGGAAAGACCACTCACTTGTTTGTTGTGACAACTGAGAATGTTCAG TCCTATATAGTTTCTGGAAAGGACTACCCTCGTGTGGAGTTGGACACCCATGGTTGTGGCTTGCGCTGTTCAGCCCTAAGCGACCCTTCTCAGGACCTGCAGTTCATAGTGGCCGGGGATGAGTGTGTCTACTTGTACCAGCCTGATGAACGTGGGCCCTGCTTTGCCTTTGAAGGCCATAAACTCATTGCTCACTGGTTTAGAGGCTACCTTGTCATTGTCTCCCGTGACCGGAAGGTTTCTCCCAA GTCAGAGTTTACCAGCAGGGACTCACAGAGCTCCGACAAGCAGATTCTCAACATCTATGACCTGTGCAACAAGTTCATTGCCTATAGCGCCGTCTTTGAGGATGTAGTGGATGTGCTTGCTGAGTGGGGCTCCCTGTACGTGCTGACGCGGGATGGGCGGGTCCACGCACTGCAGGAGAAGGACACACAGACCAAACTGGAG ATGCTCTTTAAGAAGAACCTATTTGAGATGGCAATTAACCTGGCCAAGAGCCAGCACCTGGACAGTGATGGGTTGGCCCAGATCTTCATGCAGTACGGGGACCATCTCTACAGCAAGGGCAACCATGATGGGGCTGTCCAGCAGTATATCCG GACCATTGGAAAGTTGGAGCCGTCCTATGTGATCCGCAAGTTTCTGGATGCCCAGCGTATCCACAACCTGACTGCCTACCTGCAGACCCTGCACCGGCAATCCCTGGCCAATGCTGACCACACCACCCTGCTGCTCAACTGCTACACCAAGCTCAAGGACAGCTCGAAGCTGGAGGAGTTCATCAAG ACAAAGAGCGAGAGTGAAGTCCACTTTGATGTGGAGACAGCCATCAAGGTCCTCCGGCAGGCTGGCTACTACTCCCATGCCCTCTACTTGGCTGAGAACCATGCACATCACGAGTGGTACTTGAAGATCCAGCTAGAGGACATCAAG AATTATCAGGAAGCCGTTCAGTATATCGGCAAGCTGCCTTTTGAGCAGGCAGAGAGCAACATGAAACGCTATGGCAAAATCCTCATGCACCATATACCAGAGCAGACGACTCAGTTGCTGAAGGGACTTTGTACCGACTATCAGCCCAGCCTTGAAGGCCGAGGCGATAGGGAGGCTCCAGGCTGCAGG GCCAACTCAGAGGAGTTCATCCCCATCTTTGCCAACAACCCACGAGAGTTGAAAGCCTTCTTGGAGCACATGAGTGAAGTGCAGCCTGACTCACCGCAGGGCATCTATGACACACTCCTTGAACTACGACTGCAGAACTGGGCCCATGAGAAGGATCCGCAG gTCAAAGAGAAGCTTCATGCAGAGGCCATCTCCCTGCTGAAGAGTGGCCGCTTCTGCAACGTCTTTGACAAGGCCCTGGTGCTCTGCCAGATGCATGACTTCCAGGATGGGGTCCTTTACCTCTATGAGCAGGGGAAGCT GTTTCAGCAGATTATGCACTACCACATGCAGCATGAGCAGTACCGGCAGGTGATCGCTGTGTGCGAGCGCCATGGGGAGCAGGAACCCTCCCTGTGGGAACAGGCACTCAGCTACTTTGCCCGCAAGGAGGAGGACTGCAAAGAGTACGTGGCAGCTGTGCTCAAGCATATCGAGAACAAGAACCTCATGCCACCCCTTCTAG TGGTGCAGACCCTAGCCCACAACTCCACTGCCACCCTGTCTGTTATCCGGGACTACCTGGTCCAGAAACTGCAGAAACAGAGCCAGCAGATTGCACAGGATGAGCTCCGGGTGCGGCGGTACCGAGAGGAGACCACCCGCATCCGCCAGGAGATCCAGGAGCTCAAGGCCAG TCCAAAGATTTTCCAGAAGACCAAGTGCAGCATCTGTAACAGTGCCTTGGAGTTGCCCTCAGTCCACTTTCTCTGTGGCCACTCCTTCCACCAACACTGCTTTGAGAGTTACTCGGAAAGTGATGCCGACTGCCCCACTTGCCTCCCTGAAAACCGGAAGGTCATGGATATGATCCGGGCCCAGGAACAGAAACGAGATCTCCATGATCAGTTCCAGCACCAG CTCAAGTGCTCCAACGACAGCTTCTCTGTGATTGCCGACTACTTTGGCCGAGGTGTTTTCAACAAATTGACTCTGCTGACCGATCCTCCCACGGCCAGGCTGACTGCAAGCCTAGAGGCGGGGCTACAGCGGGACTTGCTCATGCACTCCAGGAGGGGCACCTAA
- the LOC131408385 gene encoding histone H2AX, with amino-acid sequence MSGRGKTGGKARAKAKSRSSRAGLQFPVGRVHRLLRKGHYAERVGAGAPVYLAAVLEYLTAEILELAGNAARDNKKTRIIPRHLQLAIRNDEELNKLLGGVTIAQGGVLPNIQAVLLPKKTSATVGPKAPAGGKKATQASQEY; translated from the coding sequence ATGTCGGGCCGCGGCAAGACTGGCGGTAAGGCCCGTGCGAAGGCCAAGTCGCGCTCATCGCGCGCCGGCCTCCAGTTCCCCGTGGGCCGCGTGCACCGGCTCTTGCGGAAGGGTCACTACGCCGAGCGGGTCGGCGCCGGCGCTCCGGTGTATCTGGCGGCGGTGCTCGAGTATCTCACCGCGGAGATTCTGGAGTTAGCCGGCAATGCGGCCCGCGACAACAAGAAGACGCGGATCATTCCCCGCCACCTGCAGCTAGCCATCCGCAACGACGAAGAGCTCAACAAGCTTCTCGGCGGCGTGACTATCGCCCAGGGAGGCGTTCTGCCCAATATCCAGGCCGTGCTGTTGCCCAAGAAGACCAGCGCCACCGTGGGGCCGAAGGCGCCCGCGGGCGGCAAGAAGGCCACCCAGGCCTCCCAGGAGTACTGA